In the genome of Amphiura filiformis chromosome 11, Afil_fr2py, whole genome shotgun sequence, the window tgacggtgtagggtatgatgtgtttatatccaatacgttcagaggtcaagttattactgcacacacattataaggtcaaccaactatgtctttgtaattcgaacagcgtgtgacatattttcgccaagGTCAAATCGTCTTTTATATTATTGAAgggatcagatatgcataatttcagtccgcaaagtgcaagaagacaagaggtcaaattttccatgttaaaaatagaatcatggaggtatataaatatatgctaggcatgtttgttcctctttgttgtttgtgtattaattttcatcatcatcatcatcatcatcatcatcatcatcatcatcatcatcatcatcatcatatcatcatcgtcgtcgtcgtcgtcgccgtcatcatgctcatcaacattaatacctgactactactagccacaccaaaacagcacaccaaaccaacgaaaataaaatcaaaccaattcgtcgtccgtattccatagtggcgtatagtggggtgccgcgaataaacaacttttcgagaaaatcgggtttgaagaaatgccaatttaaaatcgagttgtgtaaatcagacattcattatattttgtaaatgatgtgaaatttctgtagtaaactaaatagattttattgttatatatttttcaaaagaaataaatacatactattgctggcaaactgacaataaaactatacgtcactatggaaaacgaacaaaacgcaataccctaaccttacgttaaccgtacgccacctcggtcgccgtgtaatccctatggcgttacttttcgtcgttcgtattccatagtggcgtataggtccgatacgcgtacgccactatgacatacgatgtttttcattttgccgatatttcataattataaaatgtgtataaaaagtggcgtatggtcgatacgccactatggaatacaaaaatgtcactttgtaactatacgccacatttaattaattaattactaactaattagctaattatgactgatgagacttagaaaaaatgaaagagaacatcattaaaaacatatgtgccaattttcaaaaaaaatgaccaaaaatcactatacgccactatggaatacagccgacgaattaatcaattttgctgcaagtcctcagagaaaaccacattggtgataccgtccatcactaaaatatcaatcttagacgtgtaagaattcttaggcgtgtaaaatcttaggcgtctaagatttcattggtcaataattgaatacgcctaagatgattggttgtttgggatttctggtcctgtgattcgttgatttaagtctaccgcgaatttcttagacgcctaagattgcatcttagacgcctaagaatgtatcttagacgtctaagattgcatcttagacgtctaaggttaggcgtattcttaggcgtattcttaggcgtattttgaaggtttccgccatccatacaaaacgactaaagacggcTTCGTACGGCATGGAAACGTCACAGAAATGAGGGTatcggtctccaacgaaatctgaacggaatcacaactactacttttgccgtcacaaaattttcaacatgttgaaaatttgccgacgaacgcgacgaataatttcggccgtctgcggtcgctttagaacggattcgtcagcgacaactaacggctacatacgatgagtgacggtaaattcaaaattgcaattcgcagcttaacgtcgcttgccgttcacccctattcgtcatagtgtgaccgggcctttagacTGTGTTTAAACTCCACTAATGGAGTGGGTTTATATTCTCGATAATTGTAAAATTGCGAAAATCCAAAGAAAATAACAACCCCGTCAGATCCCCGATTCCAAGATAATCAGGCTTGGTAAGAGAGAATGTCACTGTTTCCGAGATTCGGTCcatcttgtttgtttttcacttGTAGCTATTTGTTCACGTTGCTCTGTAATTAGCCAAGTGAAAATGACGCTTTTGAGGAAATACAGTTTCGAACAGTCCAAACCAGGGTCCAAACACCAAACACGATTCACAAGGAGATCCTGTTGCTCGTTTTCGTCATAGCCGTCCAAATTTCTTCCAATCCAAGCGAAATAGAAGTAATTAAAGACACAGTCGCTAAAATATCGAATGATAATGTAAAGTTTTCTGTGAATTCATAAATCAAGCCTGTTGAAAGAATGGGAAGACAGATTATTATATAGACAGAATCGAAATCAAATACACCCAATGTGGTCTTTATCAGTGGGGTAGCAGGGTCAGTTGTCTAAAGGGGGGGAGGAGATttaaaaactagagcggttaccgcaccatagctgaaccatcgGGCTTCTGCAGTATAATGTGGTATACCACTATCACCCGGGGGTTATACCTTGTGATTTCGAGATACAGACCCACAATAGGAATATTAACCCGAGTTTTATaaggagtgtcaccccggtgggaaaattttatttattatagtCTCTATTTTTTCTCATTCATTTAACACCACTCGGGGTCATATCTTCGTGGCATTTCAAggtatgtccatttcagaccaaaaggcgAGTCCGTATTAAAATAAGTAACATACCAGTACACAGGCTGATactatttcatggttcagcataaATCCTTGTGGGTATCAATTTGGCCGTGTGTTACACGAGTGTGTCATATTTTAATTATCAAGCATTTGTTTTAGCCAAAAGGATCAAGACTAAATACTTTAATTTGCTTTGTTTCTTATTTACCTGTAATAAACCCACTTAATATGGTAGCACCGCCACAGAATAAATGAAACACGGCAACTACATTATAGTACTGATCTTCATCGGCGACATCTTTACTTATGATATAAATTTCTGCCCCGAGAGCGCCATTTGAAATACCAAACAAAGTTGACATCAAACTCATTCCCATAGGCCTGGTAAATACAGTTGTTAATGATAGTGATAGAGCTCCCAAAAAGGATGATGTATGCATTATATGTTTATACGTAATCCTTCTTGATCTATGAAGTAATGGCATGAGCATTCTGATAACCATCATTCCTACCCCTCCACAGCTTGCCACTACTGAAGATTCATGTAAAGAAGACCCATTTGAAACAGCCAATGATACAATATAGATCATCCATCCGTTTAGGGTATATGAGTATACCATTCCTGGGAACAGAACTCGAGCGAGATATGGAACATTGGTCAGCAAACCCGGTATTCTAAAGGATCCTTTGCTAGTGTCCATTCCCACGGAATCGACAGGTTTACTCATTAATGGTTCGTTTTCCTCTTTGTCCAAATCACAAGGACTTGTTGCGGGTAAAAGAACACCAAATGGAATGGTATGGAGGCCAATTCCACTGATCAGTAATAAAGCACCACGCCAACCGTAACTGGACAGCAACATTTGCGTAACTATTGGCATGATTGTGATCCCAAATGCAGTTGCACATGTGTATATACTAACAGCTGCCGTGTAGTATTTATCGAAATACTGTGGAACAACTCCTATCATGAGGGTGTCTTGAAGAAGAAGGAAACCTGCAAAGAGAGAGGAAAAATGATAAGCCATTGGCTACATACACGTAATGTCTACAACAAccataaagttttcaaaatgagTTAACCATTAAGAAAATTCATTTTAAGAACACATTGCATAAACCCTCCTTATATCAGTAGACTATCAGTTTCTCAATTTGATCCTTATGTGTCATCGAGTTAGTCATGTAATGCGGGACAGCGGTATATCATAGGAATATGCTGCATAGGGCAAATCAGCTTGAAATTACCCTCTCCTTTTCACACTAGTGAAACGTTATACTTGAGGTATTTTGGTTACACCATTTTCAAACAAGTTATCACCACTTTTGGTAAAATGAATCATGGTATATTCTGACTTGTAACGTAAGCCTAATAACATGAATAGggaaaaataaatgataaaaGAGAACAAACGATAGGAATTACAAACATCGACGATAATCGAGAAAACCCAAGTTTATCGGCAAAAAAACAGGTTTCACggttgataaacttggtttatcaaaaactatgacaatcaaattcgcaaaacctggtttttcgatagaaaaaccaggtttatcaaatcgaaaaatCAAGTTTAtcgattcgattgtcatagtttttgataaacttggtttatcagccgaaaaaccaagtttatcaacaAACTTTGACAGtcgaattgataaacctggtttttcgatttgaaaacccaggttttttgattgaaaaaccaggtttatcgacgaaaaaccaggttttttgattgaaaaaccaggtttatcgacggaaaaaccaggtttttctgttcttttGTGCAATATACTTGTCATAGACGGCTATATCGTCGTGATATTCGTTTATGACtaaccacaaaataccaaaaACTGGGACCACAAAATATTAGGCACATATGGCCAGCTATATACCATTTTCcaacctgatgtggcagtgatgtcaagcGCCGAGGCGTGCGTGTGTACGCCATGCAGccctttgagcgaacactagcgatttgaagctgcgcccaatgatatgcgcactgatgtcactgccacatgagggtgaaaatggtatagtcgAGGAAGCGTTATTGATATGATgatgcacaccgacaccgcctggctaataattatttggtgcagaagggacactaaaatgaatacacgggatcgatacacgtgaattgctatgcacgattttgatatcagacgaaaatcttctgataccgggttagaaaatgatgaatatctcccgtcatgattttttctcaagaaaccagatttggtctcataaacttggaaatacgtgttgaacagatatgatagtcgctagaatgcgctttgaaaattggccgtgcgctttgaactcaaaatttgaccattttatattgcgttggtcctgttatggactacagcgtgcagcgtgtagtacagctgcactcactgtaggcagtataaagtcgatgaccattgacctcaatggggtatacaagcaatcacgcacaaccaagatcgattacccggctattgtgagtagccttagttatgtccctcgactaattattagtttaaaagagctttaaaggtttgaaccaaatggctaatcgtggctgtggatttaacctaccatggcgattcctgccatgaagatatagggtcgaagacactgtgtgaTGTACCGTAATGATATAAGAATCTTAAAGAACTTCTACCGTTGTAGTGCTGTAAGAAGTGACCTACTCCAACCAATTTGATATTTCATTATTACATACAGAGCCTTGCATTTGAAAATGGATCAATGTCGTTACATCTATTCGCTATCGTAGACATTACGTCATATTGGTGACCCCGGGGCGTTACCATagcgactggatcacgctttcatgAGAACCGCGATATCAATGTATggaatttatttatcaattttttaaattatcagTCATATTTAAGCCCTGAAACTTCGTGATTTCAGAAGGAAAACATCTTACAAAAACTTACTAGGCAGTGAAACCCATAAGATATggctaaaacttgattttcaaacagcagaacaccgacgtgtacagcgtagatagcgttgttatgcaaccgcttgatccatcactacggaagtagttttgacctcggcaggaagtgacgtTTATATAATTACACAGTTACCTGAAAGAAGTACTCCAACGAAAAATACCGGTACACTTGATGCACATGCGCAGACTATGAAGCCAACAGTGAAGATTATACTACATGCCATAGCTACAGCTCTTGGACCAAATTTGTTTGTTAAGACATTGGTGAAAAGACCTGGGAAGATATAATATGTTGGCCTTTCTTAGTTTCTTAGTTAACATTTTGACATGGGTCAGCAATTTTCTCCCCATAAGTtttttccgttttctactttttaaATTCCGTTTTGTCATATGTCACTTTCCGTGTTTTCCCGTTTTCTTGTGGCTTTCCGTGTTTTGTCCGTTTTACCATGTTTTGTCCGATTTACAAGAAATTTAATAAAGATATATGACAAATTTGCGGCACTTTTTACACATTCAGTTTATTAAAACCAACAACAGACAcagattttgtttatttttcttactcatgtttttatttttttatttaaattttaattatgCACTTTTTTTCAACTGGCAACTACATGAAATCCTGTTTTTCGTTTTCTACCTCCGGTTCCGTGAAATTCGTCCGAAATTTATTACTCTAAAGTAGATCTCtcattgtgaaaatatggcacaGTTGTCATTTTGGGTGGACAAGTCATCATGTAGgtttaatctttctttattgcGGAAAACCATTTCAATGACCAGCACTGCgcccacattgacccccatttttcaactccctctcatcccacgttgtttgatggcatgtggaactgtattcatttgtaagcaaagttgaacattgatggcgctatttatctaaaatcttgtttgcaactTAACAAGGTGCAGACATTTAACCATCAGAAGAATAATTAACAAATACCAACGGAATTTTCAAAGAaacttttatcatgaaatgaaaggaaaaactcataatattgggttaaattgaatttaaaatatatgtaaatagcgccctcaatttcaaCACACATAtacaatttagagaataaaaatcaccacaaaaaggcagaaaaagatataaaaaaattgttaaacAAAGGGAAATCTGTGTTTAAAATGGCTTTAAAATATATGTGTAGGCTACATGTATGTTAGTATGATGCGGTAGCTGTTGGTAATGTCCagatctagaattgaaaattgtagaatgatcatgataattaattagaaaaattaataatcaaacaaccgtgacccaATGACCCCCGGTGTGCTGCCGGGAAAAGTACAGAGGCACTAGAATGCAAACCAACCATAAAAGAAGATCTACGATATTTACCTTTGCGCTTCTGCATCTAATCACgtcaacaaatttaaaaaaaagagtatGAGACAAaggtatatttggaaaatcaaattctttaaaacttacgtataacataaaatgtcatccctttcaagcactaatgcaaaaagaacatgtaaatgttttttgtaaatgtgactaatttctaatggaattaccgacatttatacagcgtgatattggtagtctacggtgtttttattaatgataatcatcatgatcatgtaatatattgatttctca includes:
- the LOC140163507 gene encoding monocarboxylate transporter 6-like, with the translated sequence MAEKDTFKSWIVLAGVTFTVFFTFGCIKSFGVLLPELEEQLSTDTWIVGSCVSLMVAWGFTVGFLLLQDTLMIGVVPQYFDKYYTAAVSIYTCATAFGITIMPIVTQMLLSSYGWRGALLLISGIGLHTIPFGVLLPATSPCDLDKEENEPLMSKPVDSVGMDTSKGSFRIPGLLTNVPYLARVLFPGMVYSYTLNGWMIYIVSLAVSNGSSLHESSVVASCGGVGMMVIRMLMPLLHRSRRITYKHIMHTSSFLGALSLSLTTVFTRPMGMSLMSTLFGISNGALGAEIYIISKDVADEDQYYNVVAVFHLFCGGATILSGFITGK